In the Juglans microcarpa x Juglans regia isolate MS1-56 chromosome 6D, Jm3101_v1.0, whole genome shotgun sequence genome, one interval contains:
- the LOC121234321 gene encoding protein ENHANCED DISEASE RESISTANCE 2-like, translated as MSSKVVYEGWMVRYGRRKIGRSFIHMRYFVLGSRLLAYYKRKPQDNQVPIKTMVIDGNCRVEDRGLKTHHGHMVYVLCVYNKKEKHHRITMAAFNIQEALVWKEKIELVIDQHQGSQVANGNKYVSFEYKSGMDNGRTASSSDHESQFSAQEDEEDAHSNLMRRTTIGNGPPESVFDWTRELDSELSNQNTSNQAFSRKHWRLLQSQNGLRIFEELLEVDYLPRSCSRAMKAVGVVEGTCEEIFELIMSMGGTRFEWDCSFQDGSLVEEVDGHTAILYHTLQLDWFPMFVWPRDLCYVRYWRRNDDGSYVVLFRSREHKNCGPRPGYVRAHIESGGFNISPLKPRNGRPRAQVQHLMQIDLKGWGVGYISSFQQHCLLQMINSVAGLREWFAQTDERNVPARIPAMVNMTSACVSSAKGEKLGSVHPSAPSDQINAANRNSVMMEEYSDEDEEFQIAEADQEADPSGLESDFKRTALEEEPVDRIDLSCFSGNLHRDDHDNARDCWKISDGNNFRVRSMHFCYDKTKIPAGKHIMDLVAVDWFKDTKRMDHVARRQGCAAQVASEKGLFSMVINLQVPASTHYSMVFYFVMKDLVPGSLLQRFVDGDDEFRNSRLKLIPSVPKGSWIVRQSVGSTPCLLGKAVDCNYIRGPKYLEIDVDIGSSTVANGVLGLVIGVITTLVVDMAFLVQANTTEELPERLIGAVRVSHIKLSSAIVPKLEPDPS; from the exons ATGTCGTCGAAGGTGGTTTACGAAGGGTGGATGGTCCGCTACGGGCGGAGAAAGATCGGCCGCTCGTTCATCCACATGCGTTATTTCGTGCTCGGGTCTCGTTTGCTCGCTTACTACAAGAGAAAACCTCAGGACAATCAG GTTCCGATTAAAACCATGGTAATTGATGGAAACTGTAGAGTGGAGGATCGTGGCCTGAAGACCCACCATGGACAT ATGGTCTATGTTTTGTGTGTATACAACAAGAAAGAGAAGCACCATCGAATAACG ATGGCAGCATTCAACATCCAAGAGGCATTGGTTTGGAAGGAGAAGATTGAGCTTGTTATTGATCAG CATCAGGGATCACAAGTGGCAAACGGGAACAAATATGTTTCTTTTGAATATAAATCTGGGATGGATAATGGAAGGACTGCTTCCTCATCTGACCATGAAAGTCA GTTCAGTGCACAGGAGGACGAAGAAGATGCTCATTCAAATTTGATGCGGAGAACCACAATTGGAAATG GTCCTCCAGAGTCGGTGTTTGACTGGACCCGGGAACTCGACTCAGAATTATCAAATCAGAATACCAGCAATCAAGCATTTTCCAGAAAGCATTGGCGTCTTCTCCAATCCCAAAATG GACTTCGCATTTTTGAAGAACTTCTGGAAGTCGATTACCTT CCAAGGAGCTGTAGTAGAGCAATGAAGGCTGTTGGTGTTGTGGAGGGTACctgtgaagaaatatttgaacTCATTATGAGCATGGGTGGGACACGGTTTGA GTGGGACTGCAGTTTCCAGGATGGTAGCTTAGTTGAGGAGGTGGATGGACATACAGCAATACTTTATCACACACTTCAGCTGGACTGGTTCCCAAT GTTTGTGTGGCCTCGCGACCTTTGTTATGTGCGATATTGGCGCCGAAATGATGATGGAAGTTATG TTGTCTTATTTCGTTCAAGGGAGCACAAGAACTGTGGCCCACGACCTGGATATGTACGAGCGCATATTGAGA GTGGAGGATTCAACATTTCCCCTCTAAAACCTCGAAATGGGAGGCCTAGGGCACAGGTGCAGCATCTTATGCAGATTGATCTTAAAGGATGGGGCGTGGGATATATATCATCATTTCAGCAGCATTGTCTACTTCAGATGATAAATAGTGTTGCCG GACTTCGTGAATGGTTTGCCCAAACAGATGAGAGGAATGTTCCTGCAAGAATCCCAGCAATGGTTAATATGACATCAGCTTGTGTCTCCTCAGCGAAGGGTGAGAAGCTGGGTTCTGTTCATCCTAGTGCACCTtctgatcaaataaatgctgCAAACAGAAATTCAGTGATGATGGAAGAATACTCTGACGAGGATGAGGAATTTCAAATTGCTGAGGCTGACCAAGAG GCAGATCCATCTGGGCTTGAGAGTGATTTCAAGAGAACAG CCTTGGAAGAAGAACCAGTGGACCGAATTGATTTATCCTGTTTTTCGGGTAATCTCCACCGTGATGACCATGATAATGCACGTGACTGCTGGAAAATTTCAGATGGGAACAACTTTAGAGTCCGGAGCATGCATTTTTGTTATGACAAAACAAAG ATTCCGGCAGGGAAACATATTATGGATCTGGTTGCCGTTGATTGGTTCAAGGACACCAAAAGAATGGACCATGTTGCTAGGCGTCAAGGATGTGCAGCCCAA GTTGCTTCAGAAAAAGGGCTTTTCTCCATGGTCATAAATTTACAA GTACCTGCGTCAACACACTACAGtatggtattttattttgttatgaagGATTTAGTACCTGGATCCCTCTTGCAAAGATTtgttgatggtgatgatgaatTCCGCAATAGTAGGCTGAAGCTCATCCCATCAGTTCCCAAG GGCTCATGGATTGTGCGCCAGAGTGTTGGGAGCACCCCATGTTTATTGGGGAAAGCAGTTGATTGCAACTATATCCGTGGTCCCAAGTACTTGGAA ATTGATGTGGACATCGGTTCTTCAACTGTTGCTAATGGTGTTTTGGGGCTTGTAATTGGTGTAATCACAACATTGGTGGTAGACATGGCTTTCCTTGTACAG GCAAATACCACTGAAGAATTGCCGGAGCGACTGATTGGTGCTGTCCGCGTTTCTCATATCAAGCTTTCATCTGCTATAGTCCCAAAGCTGGAACCAGATCCATCATGA
- the LOC121234717 gene encoding transmembrane protein 45B — MGSFKGHALPGSLFLLVGVWHIWSAVVRYVANPKTFKVRVWNPVPGFDGRLKYFELYLIAIGAFIDMCIELLYSTHLKFFVNGVLNPSHMNDFEHSGMLLMFFIFGLVALLSEKTSLVPLPEGALCFIAATAFCAEYLLFYFHSTTHKGLEGYYHLLLVLLIGLCIMSTLTGALLPTSFPVDLCSGIAITLQGLWFYQTAFTLYGPMMPEGCQIKESMVSCHSKDSEVRGELLANFQLFSLVLGVLVAVVGSYAFAASRYGHSELGSLHAVQDGLD; from the exons atgggtTCTTTCAAGGGTCATGCTTTGCCAGGATCATTGTTTCTGTTAGTTGGGGTGTGGCACATATGGAGCGCTGTGGTTCGATACGTGGCGAACCCGAAAACGTTCAAGGTTCGGGTTTGGAACCCCGTACCGGGTTTTGACGGAAGGCTCAAGTATTTTGAGCTTTATCTTATTGCAATTGGTGCCTTTATTGATATGTGTATTGAGCTTTTGTATTCGACCCACCTCAAGTTTTTTGTGAATGGGGTCCTGAACCCGTCCCACATGAATGATTTCGAGCACTCTGGGATGCTCCTAATGTTCTTCATCTTTGGTTTGGTTGCTCTGCTCTCTGAGAAAACAAG TCTTGTTCCCTTGCCAGAAGGAGCTCTTTGTTTCATTGCTGCCACAGCATTCTGTGCAGAGTATCTCCTATTCTACTTTCACTCAACAACCCATAAAGGACTTGAAGGGTACTACCACCTTCTCCTTGTTCTCCTGATAGGACTTTGCATAATGTCGACGCTTACTGGAGCCCTCCTACCGACAAGCTTCCCAGTTGATTTGTGTAGTGGCATTGCTATAACTCTTCAAGGTCTTTGGTTCTATCAGACTGCCTTTACTCTCTATGGCCCGATGATGCCAGAAGGTTGTCAGATTAAGGAAAGCATGGTTTCTTGTCACTCAAAAGATAGTGAGGTCCGAGGTGAGTTGCTTGCAAACTTCCAGCTCTTTTCTTTGGTCCTTGGTGTCCTTGTTGCAGTTGTGGGATCATATGCTTTTGCAGCTTCACGATATGGGCATTCTGAACTTGGGAGTCTGCATGCTGTTCAGGATGGATTAGATTGA